From the genome of Cytobacillus luteolus, one region includes:
- a CDS encoding DUF4181 domain-containing protein gives MVTDGEKLILFVLTLYTTKFLLKIVLIDVFKVDKKPYHMEFVNNKHQKINMIVVAFIIINLLLFYYLQHLNIISQMLFLGLCFVHLAIPLFIEAFLWWKEDNESRYFVLCIGDELLFITFGIVIWQFGIFGLTTI, from the coding sequence ATGGTCACTGACGGTGAAAAACTAATACTATTCGTTTTAACTTTGTACACTACTAAATTTTTATTAAAGATTGTACTTATAGATGTATTCAAGGTTGATAAAAAGCCTTATCATATGGAATTTGTTAACAACAAACATCAAAAAATTAATATGATTGTTGTAGCTTTCATTATTATTAATCTTCTGCTCTTTTACTACCTTCAGCATTTAAATATTATTTCACAGATGTTATTTTTGGGTTTATGCTTTGTTCACTTAGCTATTCCTTTATTTATTGAAGCCTTTCTCTGGTGGAAGGAGGATAATGAATCAAGGTATTTTGTGTTATGTATTGGAGATGAACTATTATTTATCACTTTTGGAATAGTGATCTGGCAGTTTGGTATTTTTGGACTAACCACTATTTAA
- a CDS encoding HAD family hydrolase: MIKNKAAFFDIDGTFYRDSLLIEHFKRLIKHEVISPSVWHEKVKHTFQDWDKRQGNYDSYLLDVSKTYVEHLTNVSKEDIEFIAKQVIRLKADRVYKYTRQQIEWHLDNDYKVIFISGSPDFLVSKMAEKYRATDFCGSTYHIDDEGFFTGQVEPMWDSVSKEKTIRAMVEKHNIDLTQSYAYGDTNGDLTMFKCVGNPVAINPAKELLTAITEQEDLREKTRIVIERKDVIYQINPKTNTIQFD, from the coding sequence ATGATTAAAAATAAAGCAGCGTTTTTTGATATTGATGGCACTTTTTACCGTGACTCATTATTAATTGAACATTTTAAAAGACTAATTAAACATGAAGTCATTTCGCCATCTGTATGGCATGAAAAGGTGAAGCATACTTTTCAAGATTGGGATAAACGACAAGGAAATTACGATTCTTACTTACTTGATGTAAGTAAGACCTATGTTGAGCATTTAACCAATGTATCTAAAGAAGACATTGAGTTCATTGCTAAACAGGTTATTCGCCTTAAAGCAGATAGAGTGTATAAATACACTAGACAACAAATTGAGTGGCATTTAGACAATGACTATAAAGTGATATTTATTTCAGGTAGTCCAGATTTTCTAGTTTCTAAGATGGCTGAGAAGTATCGTGCAACTGATTTTTGTGGTTCTACCTACCACATAGATGATGAGGGCTTTTTTACAGGACAAGTTGAACCAATGTGGGATTCAGTTAGCAAAGAGAAAACAATAAGAGCAATGGTGGAAAAACATAATATTGATCTAACACAAAGTTACGCATATGGTGATACGAATGGTGATTTAACGATGTTTAAATGTGTTGGTAACCCTGTTGCAATTAATCCTGCAAAAGAATTGTTAACAGCAATTACAGAACAAGAAGACTTACGAGAGAAAACTCGAATAGTCATTGAAAGAAAAGATGTTATTTATCAAATCAATCCTAAAACGAACACGATACAATTTGATTAG
- a CDS encoding cell wall hydrolase: MARVAYTDKDIELIARMMRAEAEGEGRLGMLMVGNVIVNRRKANCGDFEGLRSIRDVIFQIQGGNYSFEAVQKGNLFYNPAREVEKKLAKQTLDFWREHPSKYALWYFNPYAPCPPTWYGQPFSGQFKLHCYYEPQANTCEGAYRW, encoded by the coding sequence GTGGCGAGAGTTGCGTATACCGATAAAGACATCGAGTTAATTGCAAGGATGATGAGGGCGGAAGCCGAGGGTGAAGGACGACTAGGTATGCTTATGGTTGGTAATGTAATTGTAAATAGACGAAAAGCCAATTGTGGTGATTTCGAAGGTTTAAGGTCAATACGAGATGTCATTTTTCAGATTCAAGGTGGAAATTATTCATTTGAAGCTGTACAAAAGGGAAATCTTTTTTATAACCCAGCAAGAGAGGTTGAAAAAAAATTAGCCAAACAAACCTTAGACTTTTGGAGAGAACATCCATCTAAGTATGCTCTTTGGTATTTTAATCCGTATGCTCCATGTCCCCCTACATGGTACGGTCAACCATTTTCAGGTCAATTTAAACTACATTGTTATTATGAACCACAAGCTAATACATGCGAAGGTGCTTATCGATGGTAG